The genomic interval GGCGTGGGCCTGGACTTGGCCGCACTGTGGACGGCGCTGGCGCAGCGGGAATGCAACGAGGTGCTGGTGGAGGCGGGCCCAGAGCTTGCCACTAGTCTCCTGCGCGGCGGCTGGGTGGACGAGTGGCTACTCTATCTCGCCCCCAAGATTCTCGGGGAAGGGGCACAGCCTGCCGCTCGCCTTGGTCCCTACGCCCAGCTCGACGCAGTCCCCAGCTGGCGGCTGTGGCGGGCAGAGACTATCGCTGGGGATGTCAAATTGCAGCTCCTTTCTGCGGAGGGACAGTCGTGTTTACAGGAATCGTTCAAGCCCTAGGGCATCTGCGGCAAAGGCAGGCCCGGGGTGGGGATTACCGCATGGTTTTCGATGCCGGGACTCTGGATCTTGGCGATGTCGCCCTGGGCGATAGCATCGCCGTTTCCGGTGTCTGTCTCACGGTGGTGGCGTTGAGCCCTCCGACCTTCGCCGTGGATGTGTCGCGGGAGACCCTGGAGCGCAGCATTCTGGCTGATCTCGGCGTGGGTTCCGCCGTCAACCTCGAGAAGGCGCTGCGCCTGTCCGACCGCCTGGGTGGGCATCTGGTGGCCGGCCACGTCGATGGTGTCGGTACGGTGCGTGAGGCACAGCCCTCTGGGCGCTCCATCGTTTTCCGCATCGCCGCGCCAGCGGAACTGCGTCGCTATATTGCCGCCAAGGGCAGTATCTGTGTCGATGGCATCAGCCTTACGGTCAA from Acidithiobacillus caldus ATCC 51756 carries:
- a CDS encoding riboflavin synthase; protein product: MFTGIVQALGHLRQRQARGGDYRMVFDAGTLDLGDVALGDSIAVSGVCLTVVALSPPTFAVDVSRETLERSILADLGVGSAVNLEKALRLSDRLGGHLVAGHVDGVGTVREAQPSGRSIVFRIAAPAELRRYIAAKGSICVDGISLTVNALEGETFSLNLIPHTLEQTTAREWRGGQRVNLEVDLLARYLEQLMVRTPADGVESRITPQWLAAKGFPQ